CGAATGGATCGATGTTGTATCAAATGCCCATAAAACGGGAATTAAAACAACGTGTACAATGATGTACGGCCATGTCGAAGAAAATGATCATCTTGCAGAACATTTATCAATTTTAAGAAATATTCAGAAGGAAACTGGCGGTTTTACAGAATTTGTGCCATTAACCTTTTTGCATGAAAACGCACCACTTTATCATACAGAACGGGTAAAAAGCGGAGCTTCGGGAATGCTCGACTTAAAAGTTTACGCAATTTCGAGAATTTTCTTTAAAGACAGTATTAAAAATATACAGACGTCATGGGTAAAACTTGGAACAAAATTAAGTCAGGTTTCACTAAATTGCGGTGCAAACGATATCGGTGGAACACTAATGGAAGAAAACATCTCAAAATCTGCTGGCGGAAGTTATGGAACTTACATGAGCGAAGAACAATTAAAAGACATGGTTTTAGCAGTTGGAAGGATTCCAAAACAAAGAAACACGGCTTATGAAATTATAGAATAGATAAGATATACCTGATTTATTTATTTTTTTAACCTAAACTTACTTATTCTTTAAAACATTATTTTAAACTGTTTTAAAATCTTGAAAAATATTTAACCGTGAAAATATGGAAATAAAAAGAAGATACATGCTGAAAAAGAAAGAATTAAAGGAATTAAAAGACGAACTAGGAAATATTTTTGACGTTGAAAAAATAATTCCAAAAAAAGCTGTCGTTGAAAAAGCTGTGACTGAAGAAGGCGAAATAATCCTTTTAGACGGAACTCCTCTTGCAATGGTAAATAATGGAAGGATATTCCCAACATTGAAATTCCTCCTAAATATGGATATTGAAAACAATAGGGTTACTGTCGACATGGGCGCCGTAAAATTCATTGCAAACGGTGCAGACATCATGGCTCCAGGAATCGTTGAAGCTGACGAAAATATAAAAGAAGGAGACATTGTTTTTGTAGTTGATATAACCCACAAAAAGCCACTATCTGTTGGAGAAGCTTTGATGGATGGAAAAACAATGGTTGAAGAAAAAAAAGGAAAAGCAATTAAAACCATTCATTTTATTGGCGATGAAATCTGGAAAATGTAAACAATAGATTATTATGATAGAAATCATTGAAATAAACGGAATAAAGATAAAAACACACCCTAAAGTATATGTTCCTGCAGAAGATAGTGAACTTTTAATCGAAAATTTAGTTGATGTAAAGAATAAATCCGTTTTAGATGTTGGAACTGGAAGCGGAATTCAAGCAATAAATGCTGTAAAACAGGGTGCTGTAAAAGTCATCGGAATCGACATAAACCCTTATGCAGTGGATTGTGCAAAAATTAACTCAGAATTAAACGAAATTAATCCAGAAAAACTATCCTTTAAAACTAGCGACCTCTTCAAAAATATTGATGAAAAATTTGATGTAATTTTATTCAATGCACCATACCTTCCAACATCGGATGAAGAAAAATTGGAAAAATACTTAAATTACGCATTTGATGGTGGAACAGACGGAAGAGAGGTATTGGATAAATTTTTAGATGAAGTAACTAATTATTTAAATGAAAATGGAACCGTTCAAATACTTCAGTCATCCCTTACAAATGGCGATAAAACCATTGCAAAAATGGAAAAGTTAGGGTTTGTTGCTAAACAGACTGGGTCTTTAAAATTTTTATTTGAAGAATTACAGGTAATTACAGGGTGGAAAAAATGAAAGCTTCTGAAATTATTGAAATTATTGAAAAATTTGCTCCAAAGGAACTTGCAATACCTGGAGACAATATCGGACTTCAAGTTGGATTGGATCTAGAAAAAGAAGTTAAGAATTTAGGAATTGCACTTGACCCCTCCCTAGAAGTTATAGAAAAAGCAAAATCTAAAGATATAGATTTTTTATTTACTCACCACCCGATTTTAAAAGATCCAATAAAAAATTTCACCGGTGCGATGTATAAAAAGCTGAAAATATTAACTGAAAAGGATATTCCACTATACAGTGCACATACAAACCTTGATATCTGTAAAAACGGACTTAATGATTGTTTGGTAGAATTATATGGTTTAAAAGATGTTAAAAATTTATATGAGAATGGACTTGGAAGAATTGGAACTTTTGATGGAACTTTTGAAGATATTCTAAAAATTACAAAAGAAAATATATTTACAGTTCCAGAAACCGTTGTTCCTAAAAGCATATACGATAAAAAACAGTTGAAAGTGGCAATTCTCTCAGGATACGGGCTTTCACAGGATTCTATTAGATACGTGTCTAACCTTGCAGATGTTTATATATCTGGAGATTTAACCCACCATTCAAAAATAATTGTTGAAGAGCTCGGGCTTACAGTTATCGATGGAACACATTATGGAACCGAAGTTTATGGGTTGAAATCGTTTTTAAAGTATTTAGAAAAGAACACCAATTGTAAAATCATATCTTTGGATTTTTAAATATATTTAAACTCTTTTTTGCGGATTTTCTACTTAAATTAAATCATAAAATTATTATAGCAATTAAAAACAATAATATATATGTCACTATTTAATATCACGATTTATAATCATTTTTAACGGTGGGAGTATGGAACTTACGATAGTTCAGAAAGAAATACTTCAGGAATTGATCTCGATATATCGAGAAAAAAATAAAGCTGTGAAAGGAACAGAGATTGCAGTTCGATTAAGTAGAAATCCTGGAACAATTAGAAACCAGATGCAGGCATTGAGAGCGTTGAATCTTGTTGATGGAGTTCCTGGACCAAAAGGAGGATACATTCCAACAAGTTTAACATATCGTTCACTAGGACTTGAAACAGAAGAAGAAATTACAGTTCCAATCTACAAACGAGAAGACCTCGTTGAAGGAGTAAGTGTTACAAAAATCGTATTTGATACAGTAACAAGGGAAAAATCATGTTCTTCAAAAATATACGTTAATGGGGACACTAGAAAATTTTCAGAAGGGGACGTTGTAAAAGTTGGACCGACACATCACAACAAAATTGTTATTTTGGGAAGGATCGTTGGAAGAGACGACATCAACCATATCTTGTTAATGGATGTGATAAGTGTTGCTAGCGTTCCGGGGATTTCTGTAGGGGACGTTGGAATAAAAAAAGAATTAATATACATTACGCCTGAAAAAACTATTCGAGATGCTGCAAAGCTACTTTTTGATGCAAATATAAGTGGAATTCCAGTAATGGATGGAAAAAAACTTCTTGGAGTATTGAGTCTGCATGATGTTGCAGAAGCAGTTGCAAAAGGTCTTGAAAATGAAAATGTGACGAAATTAATGGCTGAAAAAATATATACTGTTTCAAAAAACGAAAAAATATATGATGCATTGATTTTAATGGAAAAACATAACGTTGGAAGGTTAATTATATTAGATAACGAAGAATATGCAATAGGCATTCTTACAAGAACTGATATTTTGAATCTAATTGAAGGAACAATCTTTCCAAAAATTCTTAAAAAGTATTTGAAATAAATTATTTCATTCTTTTCTTGAATTCTTCACTCAATTCTTCATACGTAATTCCTGATTTTGCAAGCAATACCATTGTGTGGAATATTAAATCTGCACTTTCGTAAATTATTTCTGCTTTATCGTCATCTTTTGCTGCAATGATAACTTCTGCGGCTTCTTCACCGATTTTTTCGCAGATTTTATTTACTGCTGTTTTTTTATCGTCGGTTGTTAATTTAACGACGTATGAGCCTTCGGGCTTTTCTTGAATTCTTTTCTCGATTGTAGAATAAACTTCTTTTAAAACATTCATAAAATCACTAAAAAAAGATTTATAAGTTTAATTTTAAATTATTGGATTTCTTTAAGTCTTTTTACCATTTTGACAGCTGCTTCAACTGCACTCTTACCGTAATCGATTCTGTCTTCAGCCTGCATTCTTGTCATTCCCGGGCCTGCAATTCCAAGAGCAACTGGTTTTCCAAACTCCAACGATAAGTCTGCAATTTTTCTTGCTGCATTTTGAACCACAATTTCGTCGTGTTCAGTATCTCCTTCGATAACACATCCAATTGTAACAACTGCATCGATGTCATCTTTTTGGAGGAGTGTTTTGATTGCAAGAGGCATGTCAAATGATCCAGGAACCATTATTTTGCATGAAACATCTGCACCTAAAAATGCAGCGTGTTCTTCTGCCAATTTTTCCATCATAAATGTTAAATCCCTGTTAAATTCTGCGATAACAAATCCTAATTTGACCATTTTTTCACCCGATTAATTTACAACATTAGTCACATTGATTTTTAAACATTATAAGTTTTTTGATAATTCAAGATACCTTTTTGCATTCTCCCTTATTGATTCCACTTCTTCATCAGTTAAAGTTCTCACAACTTTTCCAGGAACCCCTAAAACAAGGCTGTTTGGTGGAATTTCTTTATTTTGTGATACTAAAG
Above is a genomic segment from Methanococcus maripaludis containing:
- a CDS encoding HemK2/MTQ2 family protein methyltransferase → MIEIIEINGIKIKTHPKVYVPAEDSELLIENLVDVKNKSVLDVGTGSGIQAINAVKQGAVKVIGIDINPYAVDCAKINSELNEINPEKLSFKTSDLFKNIDEKFDVILFNAPYLPTSDEEKLEKYLNYAFDGGTDGREVLDKFLDEVTNYLNENGTVQILQSSLTNGDKTIAKMEKLGFVAKQTGSLKFLFEELQVITGWKK
- the hisE gene encoding phosphoribosyl-ATP diphosphatase; protein product: MNVLKEVYSTIEKRIQEKPEGSYVVKLTTDDKKTAVNKICEKIGEEAAEVIIAAKDDDKAEIIYESADLIFHTMVLLAKSGITYEELSEEFKKRMK
- a CDS encoding Nif3-like dinuclear metal center hexameric protein — its product is MKASEIIEIIEKFAPKELAIPGDNIGLQVGLDLEKEVKNLGIALDPSLEVIEKAKSKDIDFLFTHHPILKDPIKNFTGAMYKKLKILTEKDIPLYSAHTNLDICKNGLNDCLVELYGLKDVKNLYENGLGRIGTFDGTFEDILKITKENIFTVPETVVPKSIYDKKQLKVAILSGYGLSQDSIRYVSNLADVYISGDLTHHSKIIVEELGLTVIDGTHYGTEVYGLKSFLKYLEKNTNCKIISLDF
- a CDS encoding CBS domain-containing protein, which codes for MELTIVQKEILQELISIYREKNKAVKGTEIAVRLSRNPGTIRNQMQALRALNLVDGVPGPKGGYIPTSLTYRSLGLETEEEITVPIYKREDLVEGVSVTKIVFDTVTREKSCSSKIYVNGDTRKFSEGDVVKVGPTHHNKIVILGRIVGRDDINHILLMDVISVASVPGISVGDVGIKKELIYITPEKTIRDAAKLLFDANISGIPVMDGKKLLGVLSLHDVAEAVAKGLENENVTKLMAEKIYTVSKNEKIYDALILMEKHNVGRLIILDNEEYAIGILTRTDILNLIEGTIFPKILKKYLK
- a CDS encoding RNA-binding protein — its product is MEIKRRYMLKKKELKELKDELGNIFDVEKIIPKKAVVEKAVTEEGEIILLDGTPLAMVNNGRIFPTLKFLLNMDIENNRVTVDMGAVKFIANGADIMAPGIVEADENIKEGDIVFVVDITHKKPLSVGEALMDGKTMVEEKKGKAIKTIHFIGDEIWKM
- the ribH gene encoding 6,7-dimethyl-8-ribityllumazine synthase gives rise to the protein MVKLGFVIAEFNRDLTFMMEKLAEEHAAFLGADVSCKIMVPGSFDMPLAIKTLLQKDDIDAVVTIGCVIEGDTEHDEIVVQNAARKIADLSLEFGKPVALGIAGPGMTRMQAEDRIDYGKSAVEAAVKMVKRLKEIQ